The following nucleotide sequence is from Zea mays cultivar B73 chromosome 1, Zm-B73-REFERENCE-NAM-5.0, whole genome shotgun sequence.
GATCGGGAAGTTGAAACTGCCTTCAGCGCTCGACGGACGAACGGGTGGGGTCTCCGATGGGCCTGGCTTAGGGTGTGCCAGGGCCCACCCGGACCCCCCTGTGGGTCCGCCCCTGGTTGAAACTGCCTTCAGCGCTCGACGGACGAACGGGTGGGGTCTCCGATGGGCCTGGCTTAGGGTGTGCCAGGGCCCACCCGAACCCCCCTGTGGGTCCGCCCCTGCGCGCAGGCAGCGAGCGCGCTGTGAAGAGAGACGACCGGCGTGCGCACGCGGGCGGCGAGCACATGACAAGGCCGGCGGGCGCTGCCCGCCGGCGGTACACGTACGTTCGACAATGGTGAGATAGCGCGCCGCGAGGTCTCGTCCCGGTCCTCGCGGCCCCGGGCGCCGGCGCCATTGGCGGACGCGGCAATCACATGTTCTCGCAGGGTATCAGCCCATGTAATCCGGAAGGCCACCGCCGTGTGGATGGTCCCCAAGCCTTGCGCTGTGGTGGGCCGTGGGTGGCGCGGCCATCCAGGGTCCAGCCCATGGGTCCAGCCCATGCAGTTCTGCGTCATCCAGTACGTTCCGATTTGCAGCCACAACAGACCTAGACAGCATATCGTCGCGGTAAAGGGTGGGCATTGGGGTTACCCGAAAATTTTGGGTCGGGTATTTCGTGTTTTTAAAATTccgggttttgagaatcgatacccgaaattacaataggttttacaatacccgaaaattcaggtacccggaatttcggattcaggttcgggtattcccgaactattgtgtcagcttcataaaaacacatacaccctattaaattagtataaaaatatagtttaaataatgatatacattgacatataaaacacaagcaatttacaatcacaagttatgcactcttacacataattatagatgtacaaattaataattaagcatgacatgagtacatgacacatgaaagttcgggtatttcggtacccgattgtgatacccgaattacccgaaataaattcgggttttataagttgctacccgaaattcccgaacaaaattcgggtttcgggtatttcgggttcgagTATTCTGAGTTCGGatttcgggttacgggttttttgcccagccctgTATGGTTCCAGCGGGCCTTTTGCGTCCCAGCTAATGGCAACGGTGATTTGACTGATTACACATAAAACTTAACGACAATGGCAAAAGCGGGAGAAAAAGTTAAAACGAAGGGCAACGAATGGAACTCATAAATTTTAATGGCATACTAGGGAAGAgtatagatacacaaatgtattgCTAGTGGGTCACACTAAATAGACCGATATTAAACACAACACGATTTATAGTACTTTGGCACAGCACGACACAACTCATATAGTGCTCGAGTCGGTATGACATAGGTCTAGTGTCGTACCTTGGCTATCACCCTAAAATGATGGACGCACACAAGCACAACACGATTAAGTGGTCGGTGAGATTAGACATGGCTTAGAACAACTGATAATCTATAAATATAATTGTGATGTGTGTATGTGATTGTAAATTATGATTTGTTACGATTTTAAATATAATAAATCCACTCTATACTAGTAGGAATGTTTATGttttataattatatatataatcTCAAAGAAGACCAAGATTTTTTGGACTCTTAAAGTGAAATAGTGTCTTGACTCGCACGAACACTATTAGATATTAGTGCTATGTAGTGTCATCATGACACGATTAGACACTATAGTGTCGTGATTGGACTGATGGCTAGGCACTAGTGCCGGAACGACATAATATGATTACTAATCGTGTTATGACTAATAATACCGTATCTAATAGTCACATGGACCCGAGGGTGCAGTTTCTCCCGCATGTTTGGACCAATCAGTAAACCACTAAGGGCTAATTTGAAAACTCAAATCCCTTTCGAGATTGAAGGGAATTAGAGGGGAAATTAGTTTATTCTACTTTAATCATCTTCAATTCCGAAGGGAATTTGAGGTTCCCGAAGTAACCCTAATAGTGGAAAAACCGTTATTGAGTACTTTATTTGTCCTCTCGACACAAAAGAAATTCAAATTTATCCTATATAAAAAGGCAGACTCAATGCACAAGGTTTCCACGCAAGTGagatttagaaaatagataaatcAAGACGATTTTTCCCCATAATTACTTCAAATCCGCGATATAGTGACTTAGTGAGATAGCTCTCACTAATACACCAGCTCTACCCTTCTTCAAATTTACCCTATATCAAGCCCTAAATTTGATGAGTATATTTTAAAAAATATTTACAATATCAAACTAGTATTATTCCCACATTATGAAATACATTTTTAAAACTTATATCTTGGCTATAGCAAATATTAGTACTTTTTATGCAAATTTGGTTAGACTTAGCCTGATTTAATATAAGACGAATTTAAATCTCTTATATTTTAGCACCGAGTCCGAGTAAACCAAAACCCAAATTACCGGCAATTTTCACTCGGTGCATGCCCCTCGTCAGCACGATGGAATTCTGGCCAACTTGACAGGTGGAATTTTGTCAAATGAGCGTCACACGCCGTTTTTTCAGGTAGTGGCGTAATGCCAGTGCTCTCGATCGAGCCCTACCGAACAGCAGGCAGCAGGTGTACAGGCTACAAGATAACAAGATTTCATTATTTTCACGGGACCAGTAGCTTCAGCAAGCGTggagtggaatggattaatcatCTGGTTCGCTTGCTTGCTCGGTGATCGATTTGAATTATTTTGCTAGGCGACGGAAATCAAAGGGTGGTCTCAGTCTGTCTCAATATTAAGTAATTGTTCACCAAATTTTTGGCTTGCAATTAAATAGCTCGTTTGAAGAAGGACAATCTAGCAAGTTTTTGAGAGAGGCTTGATGTATACTCGGTGATGTGATCATCGATTGACTCTATCCAATTCAAGCATGTGTGTGCGCAAATAAAGCCAACCTTTCTGTTCTGCATGTTAGAATGACGTGAATAATCATACAATCAAAATAACTCAGTAGTTAAATTAGAATGAAAAAAATCATCCCATACTTTCTATTTTTTTTATCTCAGCAGTTAAATAACTAAATAGACACATATACATAATATATTTTTATGTTGTTCTGTGTTGTAAATGATTTTTTTTAAATAAATTTATAGGAGTGTTCAACAATGTCATCATGATCCCAAAATACTGTAAATGTTGTAAACTTGTAAAGTCAATATGTATTTATAGAACTGTGTAAAAATCATTATTTTTTGTTAAACTCCTAATAACATGTATATTAAATTAGAATAAAAGAAATCACCTTGTACTTTCTGTTTTTTTAACTCAGCGGTTCAATAACTAAATAGACACATACTTTTATACGTTGTTCTGTGGGTGTAAGTAATTTTTATAAAGTTACAGGTGTGTTATATAGACGCGCACGTGCTCAATCTGTTGAACACTCCTATAATTTATAGAATTTATTTACAGCACAAAGTAACATAAAAGCGTACGCGCCTATTTAGCTATTTACAGTTAAAAAATAGAAAGTATATGATAGCTTTTTTTATTGCAATTTGAAGTACATATTACTGGGAATAATAATTTTTTTTTTGAGAaattcggggggggggggggggggggggggcgagataCCCCACCTTTTCATTGCCAACATAAAGGCTCATACATGAGTTAGTTACATGTCGGTTAAGTTGTTACAGAGGGGATTGTCGAAGAGAATATCGAAACCCATGCAAGGGTTACATAACGATCATTAGAGGGGAGCCTATAAGACCACAATTCTGCATCATCACGACAGCCAGCCATAAGACGCTCATagctcggagagagagagagagcgaaaaACAACATCGTGGCGGTGCTTCCAGAGACGCCAGCAACACAAGAGGAGAAAAACATTAAAGTGTGCAGCAGGCAAGTGACATGGGGACCGAACGCACCAAAGATGTGACGCGTCTTCGTCTGTGAGAGATATTCCTAGTCGCGCCCAGAAGCCAACAGCAAAAGGGCAGCCCGAAATCAGATGCACTGAGCTCTCCACGGCCGACAAGCAAAGTTCACAGATATCATTCTCCACGCAGTGTTTTTTGAGAAGATTATCTTTGGTTTGAATCCTGTTTTGCACCAATAGCCAGCCAAAGAACttaactttagggggagcacggTTTTCCCAGATAAACTTGTAGTACTCGCATCCCTGGCCATTAGTCACAACAGCTTGGTAGACAGTCGATGAATTGAGTTTATGTGCCATGTCTTCCCACGGGCACAACCGGAGATCAGGAGTCGCAGACAAGGATACACCAACAAGGAGCGCCTCCAGCTGCTCCAATTCTCTAGCAGCCACGGTGGAGAGGCGAGGGACAAATGCAAGGCGAAGGGTTGTAGACAGGACATTGCAGACCGAGGTTTCCTTGCGTCGGGCGTGCGAGTAGAGCGCCGGCATGGCATCCACAAGAGGCCCCGTAGACAACCAGCAGTCGTGCCAAAAGGCTGTAGAGCGACCATCGCCCACCTCCACCGTGGTAAGTAAGCGATAGTCAGGCAGAAGGCGTCGGAGGGCAGCCCAATGAGTACCAGCTGCCGTGTTGTCTGGAGCAGACATGGGGCCTCCAAATTCCACTTCTAACCAGCGGGCCCAAGCTGAGTCACGTGAGTTGTGTGCACGATGGAGGAACTTCAGTAGCAGACAGGTATTCTGCAAGCGGAGATCACGAACACCCAGTCCGCCATCTTTTCTCGGGAGACATGCCCGTTCCCAATTCACAAGACACTTCGCACCAGAGACTGTTTCTTCCCCGGCCCATAGGAAAGCCCGACGTCTAGAGTCGATGGCCTCAATCACGCCTGGAGGGAGGGCGAGAGCCCCCATTGCATAAACAGGCAAGCTGTCCAAGACTGCATTAACAAGAGTAAGTCTGCCATGGTGATTAAGAAGACTCGCCCACCATCCAGATAAATAACGGTCAGCGCTAGCAATGATGGGAGCAAAGGCTGCAAGGTTCAATTTCTCATTAGAGAGAGGGAGACCAAGGTAGGTCTGCGGGAACGCACCTTCTGCACACCCAAGAATGTTAACGAATCGAGTGACATCAAGAGCAGGCACATGCATTGGAACCAGCGTACTTTTGTTGTAGTTTATATCCAGACCTGTTGCATGGGTGAAGCTTTGAAGAATCGACTTTAGCTGCAGCATAGCCAGCTCATCAGCTCTTGCCACAATCAGTGTATCGTCTGCATACTGGAGAATTGTGCATGAACGGTCAGCTGTAAGGGGGTGTCGAATGGTGCTATCTCTGGCCAGCAGCTGTTGTAAGACATCAGCAACTAGTATGAACATGTAGGGTGACAGCGGGTCACCTTGACGAAGGCCTTTCTTGCAAGAAATCCATCTGCCCGGAACACCATTCAAAAGGACAGCCGACTTAGCAGAGACTTGCAGTAGCTTAATCCAGTCACACCAAAGAGGAGGGAAGCCACGTGCCTGTAGAACAGTGAGTAGAGCATCCCAGCTTACACTATCAAAAGCTTTGGCAAAGTCAAGTTTCAGAACAACAGTTGGAGCTTTCCTTTTGTAACAGCATTGGACAAGCTCAGTAGCATAGACAAAATTTTCAGAAATTGAGCGTCCTTTCAAGAACCCAGTCTGGTCCAAATCAACAAGCGATGTGACTTGCTGTTGGAGGTGAGATGTCAAAATTTTACCCACAATCTTTACTGGACAACCTTGGAGTGAAATCGGACGAAAGGATCCAGGCGCAACTGCACCAACAATTTTTGGGATCAACACAATGTATGCTCTATTAATTCTTTCCATATCAGCATCTCCATGGTGGAAGGAAGCTAAGAATTGCATGACAGTGGACTTCACTATATGCCAGGAAGCTCTGTAAAAACTAGGACCGAAGCCATCCGGACCGGGGGCACTATTATGGTTCATTGCCTTGATAGCTGCCCAGGCCTCAGCTTCAGTAAACGGTTCAATCAGAGGCACGAGATTAACCTTTGGGAGGCCACGGTACAGAGTTGCCATATCAAAGTCCCACACAGTATCCATCGCTGCACCGAGGAGGGCAGTGAAATGATTGTCCAGTACCATTGCTTTACTTGCATGACTTGTGTAGCGGACACCATCCAGCTCAAGAGCCCTTATCTGATTTTGACGTAGCCTTTGTGAAGCCCGCGCATGATGGAATCTTGTATTTTCATCAGCTTCTTTAAGCACCTTGAATTTCCCACGCTGTTTCCAGTAGGCAGCACGAGCTCTGATCTGAAGTATGAGCTTCTCACGACAAAGAGAGCGGAGGACTGTCTCTCCTGTGGTCAAGAAATGCAACTCCTCATGCAGATCAAGTAGTTTAATAATAAACTTGCAATTGTTAATAAGGAATGGTGTGTGTTTGTTTTTTGACCATGCCTTAGCGACACGACGTGTGCCCTTTAGCCTTGCAACGAACGCACCTGTGGCACCACCTGCAAGATTAGTGACCGCAGACCAGACCGGTTCTATAGCAGGGAGGAAGGAGGGATCATGAAGCCAAGCATTCTCAAACCGAAAGCAATGTTTTTTTGGAATAGAAGTGTCTATGGTGATTTTAAGAGGAGTGTGGTCAGAGGTAGCGTGAGGGAGAGAAGTGAGGGAAGTGTTGGGGACAGCTGATTCAAAATCACCATTTATGAAAGTGCGATCAAGACGCGCAAGAACAGGAAGGGTGCGCTTGTTCGACCAAGTGAAGAGGCGATCAAGGAGGGGAAGCTCAATGAGCGACATGTCATGAATTGCACTGTTGAAGGCACTCGCCAAGCAGACATTGAAGTTGTCATTATTTTTGTCACTTGGCTCACGAACAAGATTAAAATCGCCAGTgaccaaccaggggcctgagaTCAAGTTGGCAAGGGAACGAAGTTCACCAAGGAATTCGGCGGTGTAGCGGTGATCAGCGGGAGCATACACGTTAGTGAGCGTGAAAGTAAGATCAGAAGCGTTATAGGAGAGGACTGTTGAGAGAGAGTGTGTGGTGCTGGAAGTGGATACGAGGGTAAAGTGAGCAGCATTCCAGGCAGTTGCAATCCCCCCACGAGAGCCATCAGCTGGCAGGAAACTGTGCCCAGAAAGGGAGGCAGGAAGAAATGATTTAAACTTTTGAGCAGAGATTTCACTGAGTTTCGTTTCCTGAATGCAAGCGATATGGGGACAACAAGAGGAAAAAACATCACGCACGTCGACACACTTATTGTCCTCACCGAGGCCACGAGTATTCCAGGAGATGACAGTTATAAGACGATTTGAACTCATGATTAACACCAGCAGAACATCCAGATAACAAGAGGAATGTGAAGAGCAACTGGAGGTAAAAGAGCGACATACATTAAGTCTGAGGAGAAACAAACATAATAGGAAATACAGGGGGATAACTTGCTAGGAGGATGTGAGCCTAGCCTCACCATAGCACAGAAGTTGAATTCTAACATGTGGAACTTTCCAGCGCCTGCTCCAGTTCAGCAGTAGCCAGAGCCGGCAACGCTATGGTGCCAGCGAGCGCCCTCAGGTCAGCAGCATTCAGAGTGCATTTGCGCAGCAGACCATGGCGCTTGACCTTTGCCTTGAGATTATTGGAGCAGTTTGCCAGCTCGTTCTTCAGAGCTTTCAGATTGGTCGCCTTAGAGGACATGTCCACGTAGTTCGCGGGTTCCTTATCCCGCAGACGGACACTGTGGCGTGAAGCTGGAGCTATTTTCTTGTTTTTGGCTGCGAGGTCAGCAGTACGTTTGGTGCGTGCGCGAGATTTTCTTGCTGAAGATTCATGGTCTGGGTCAGGTtgcagggaggaggggggggaggggggagggggagAGCACTTCAACGTCAGCGATCGCAGGCGCAACAGTCGAGCATGATGTGAGGGGAAAGGGAGGGAATGGAGCTGAGAAGGCGGGTGCAGGATGCAGGGGGAGGATATTTTTGTGGATTATGATGGGGAAGGATGGTAGGCAGGGGAGCAGAAGGCGGTGGGGCTGGTTAAGGACCAGAGCCAGTAGTGTGCGGGCGAGGCACGTCACAAGCGACTGATCGGGCTGTAGGGTGGCGAGGGGGACGACTGTGAGCTGGCGGGCAAGGTTGCGAGATAGGTGGTGGCGGAGGGGCTGCAGGGGCGTTGTGCGGTGGGGCGTGGGGGCAGGTGGCGGCAGCACAGGATGGGGAGGCCATCCGAAGTAGGGGCGGAGCGTGCCATGCTGGCCGTAATCCACCGGCAGCGGCCACGAATCAACCAGCTTCACCTGACAAACGAAGGAATCCCCAGATGAAGAATCATGAATGCAAAGGTCTGCTGGAATGCTTGTCACTTCCTCCACGCGGACCACAACCCGAACAGACGAGTAGTCGAGGCCCGAGGTGCAACGCCAGTCGACTTCCACGACTGAGCAAAATACTTGGAACGCCTGGCGGATGAACTCCTCGTGCCAGAAGGTCAGAGGGAACCCATGAACAGACAAGACCGCAAGCACATCAACCGGCTGTTTGACACTCCTCCCGTCGTGGCGCTCGAAGAAGATCGCCACATCCTCATGCAATAGGGGGGAGCGACTCACAGCAGCAGTACAATCACCTGCCGACTGAAAGCGCACCAGCAACGATCCGAACGACGAGGGGAGAACCTCGAAGGTGATGAGCGGGAAAGCAGCACGGATCGCCTCCCGAATAAATGGTGCCGGGGCAGACACTGCCAATTGCGGAGTTATACGAACAAATGCGAATGCAGCGGCCACGTCGTGCCGGCCGAGAGAGAGAAAAACTTCGAGGGATCCCTGGCGGACCGAGCTAGTCAGGGAGGCACACTCGACAGTTTCCGACAAGGAACTGATGGGGGTAACACCAACAGGAGGAGGATGGGCGGAGGTGGTGGAAGGGGCGTGGCGCGGTGGTAAAGCAGGGAATGCAGGGAGAAGAGGCGAAGTAGGGGAGCGGGAGGGAGCCGGTGGTGGGGCATGGTGTTGGGAGGTTAGAGGAGCTGTAGCAGCCATACGAGGCGGCGACAGAGAGACCTGCGGCGTAGGAGGGAGAAGCGTAGGGCAGCGGTGGGGCAAGGGGGTTAGTTTATGGTTAACTGGCATGGGGCACTCACGACAACGGTGACCCTGGCGTCGACAAGAGCGACAGCGGATGGGATCCCGGCAAGCAGCAATTTGGTGATCAGTGGCGAAGCAGCGGAAGCAGGCGAACTGTTTTATTTTTGTGGGGGAGCGACGAGAGGGAGAGGTGGATGAGCGGGCTTCAACAGCGCCGAGCAATAGCACGTCCCGGACGAGAGGGAATAATAAATTTGGATTTTATATTTCTAAGTGCACTCTGAATTTATAAGTTTATAACATTTAGGGGCTGTGGTATAACTGAATAAGTTCAAAAATCTAAACAAGTGTTTTTTAAGTTTAGAAACCGGAATGATATAATCAGCAACCGAAATAACATAGATAAATAAGTTTGAGATCTAAAACGATGGTATTTAGAGGACGCGATGACACGGCTGAatcacggcccaggcacggcccgtGATAAGTTCATTGCGATTCTCCGCCACAGAGCAAAGGCCCACGAAACTCAGATAATGTCGAAGCGGGTTGAGGTTAGAGCGCACGAGAATGTTCAAGAGAAGCCGACAAGCGTGGAGAACCCCGCCCCGCCGTCGCGAAGCTCTCTCCCCTCGCACTCCCGGGACCAGGCTACGGCATCTGTCCGGAAGCTTCAACGTCTTTCCCCATCCTTCCACGGCACTCGTGACATGACCTATAAAAGGAGCCGTCGATCCACGGTCTCCAACCAGGAAAGCAAAGCGCTTCGCAAGCACAGGCAGTGATCGGTAACCAAATCCGGACAGTCTTGAGCTCTCTCAGTCTCAGCATTTCAGTTCCCAGATTCACATAGCCCCAGCCCCCAAGTAGCGAAATGGCAGCTGCTCCGTTCGCGATTGCCGGCCGGCTCTCCCCCGTTGCGCGCCTCCCGGTCCGCGCCTGGAGGCCCGCGCACGGGTTTGCGTCGTCCGGGAGAGCCCGCTCGCTCGCCGTGGCGTCCGCGGCGCAGGAGAACAGGGACAACAGTGTCGACGTACAGGTTAGCCAGAACGGCGGCAACAGGCAGCAGGGCAACGCCGTGCAGCGCCGCCCGCGCCGCGCGACAGCGCTCGACATCTCCCCATCCCCGTTCGGTAAGTCCTcggttttttattttttatttacgACCGGTTCTCCTTCCAAAACAGAGGATTGCAGAGAAGAGGAGGCTAACATCACGTGGTTAAGCGTGCAGGGTTAGTTGATCCGATGTCGCCGATGCGGACGATGCGGCAGATGCTGGACACGATGGACAGGCTGTTCGACGACGCCGTGGGGTTCCCCATGGGGACACGGAGGTCCCCGGCGACCACCGGCGACGTACGCCTGCCGTGGGACATCGTGGAGGACGAGAAGGAGGTGAAGATGCGGATCGACATGCCGGGCCTCGCGCGCGACGAGGTGAAGGTGATGGTGGAGGACGACACGCTGGTCATCCGAGGGGAGCACAAGAAGGAGGAGGGCGCGGAGGGCGGcagcggtggcgacggcgacgggtgGTGGAAGCAGCGCAGCGTGAGCTCCTACGACATGCGGCTGGCGCTGCCGGATGAGTGCGACAAGAGCAAGGTGCGGGCCGAGCTCAAGAACGGCGTGCTCCTCGTCACCGTGCCCAAGACCGAGGTGGAGCGCAAGGTCATCGACGTGCAGGTCCAGTAGACAAACTGAGCTGTCACGACGGGTCTTTGTGTAGCACTAGCGTGGGTTGGGCTCTTCGCGCCGACC
It contains:
- the LOC542576 gene encoding heat shock protein26, whose protein sequence is MAAAPFAIAGRLSPVARLPVRAWRPAHGFASSGRARSLAVASAAQENRDNSVDVQVSQNGGNRQQGNAVQRRPRRATALDISPSPFGLVDPMSPMRTMRQMLDTMDRLFDDAVGFPMGTRRSPATTGDVRLPWDIVEDEKEVKMRIDMPGLARDEVKVMVEDDTLVIRGEHKKEEGAEGGSGGDGDGWWKQRSVSSYDMRLALPDECDKSKVRAELKNGVLLVTVPKTEVERKVIDVQVQ